The following coding sequences are from one Saccopteryx bilineata isolate mSacBil1 chromosome 3, mSacBil1_pri_phased_curated, whole genome shotgun sequence window:
- the PDCL3 gene encoding phosducin-like protein 3, with the protein MQDPNADTEWNDILRKKGILPSKESLNKLEKEAEEEEQRVLQQSVVKTYEDMTLEELEDNEDEFNEEDERAIEMYRQQRLAEWKATKLKNKFGEVLEISGKDYIQEVTKAGGGLWVILHLYKPGIPLCVLINQHFSGLARKFPDVKFIKAISTTCIPNFPDRNLPTVFVYLEGDIKAQFIGPLVFGGMNLTRDELEWKLSKSGAINTDLEENPKKPVEDVLLSSMRCSAPMMEGNDSEDD; encoded by the exons ATGCAG GACCCTAATGCAGACACTGAGTGGAATGACATCTTACGCAAAAAGGGCATCTTGCCCTCGAAGGAAAGTTTGAACAAACTGGAAAAggaggcagaagaggaagagcagcGAGTCCTTCAGCAGTCAGTTG TGAAAACATACGAAGATATGACTTTGGAAGAATTAGAGGATAATGAAGACGAATTTAATGAGGAAGATGAACGAGCTATTGAAATGTACAG GCAGCAGAGACTGGCTGAGTGGAAAGCAACTAAACTGAAGAATAAATTTGGAGAAGTTTTGGAGATCTCAGGAAAGGATTATATTCAGGAAGTTACCAAAGCTGGCGGGGGCTTGTGGGTGATCTTACACCTTTACAAACCAGG gATTCCCCTCTGTGTTCTGATAAATCAGCACTTCAGTGGACTTGCCAGGAAGTTTCCTGATGTCAAGTTTATCAAAGCCATTTCAACAACCTGCATACCCAATTTTCCTGACAGGAATCTGCCCACAGTATTTGTTTACCTTGAAGGTGACATCAAGGCTCAATTTATTGGACCTCTAGTGTTTGGTGGCATGAACCTGACAAGAGATG AGTTGGAGTGGAAATTGTCTAAGTCTGGAGCAATCAACACAGACCTGGAGGAGAACCCCAAGAAACCAGTTGAAGATGTGTTACTGTCCTCCATGCGATGCTCGGCCCCCATGATGGAAGGCAATGACTCTGAGGATGACTGA